DNA from Alnus glutinosa chromosome 2, dhAlnGlut1.1, whole genome shotgun sequence:
TTGAGCGTCTGGAAATAACAAAGTTTCATGTTGTTGTAATGGAGatgtatttttatattgtagtgacaATTTGGATAAAACATTTTCATAGGACATCCAAATAGCTTTATATACTGATAGTAATATGACTGGGCCCTAGGGCTAGCAAGATTTTTACATAATTTGCTAATTTGACacgaattcaatacaaaattagctgGTTAGAGTTTTGTATAATTGGGTTTAGGTTAATTTGGGTCGACCCGAATTAACATGTTTAAATTAACCTGGATCAATTCGCTAAACCCATAGATGACCCGCATAACtcatataaataaatttatatatatatatatatatatatatatatatatatatatatatatatatatatatatatatatatatatatatatatatatatatatatatatatatataattttacgattaaaaaaataaaactctaaaaaggctaaaattcataaatttatataaattatttcttttgCATTGAAATTCATATACAAGTTGAAATGGGTCAAATGGACTGTGTTTAGGTCAACCCAACACgacctattttttaaattggttATACAGGTCGGGCCGAGTCAACCCAACACGATCTGTTTATTAAACGGGTTATGTGAGTCATGTCATGTAACTCACTTATTTAAATAGGTCGTGTCAAGATTGTGGGATTTGACTTTTTTAACTAAAGAGGTCATGTTCGGGTTGAACCGTGAGTTGACTCAACATGCCAACAAGAATTGTTAGCCCTAGCCTACTGGCGCGTACCAACTTTTTACATATTGCATTGCCTCATAAATGAATACTAAAgtattaatcaaataattaatccaCATTTTTCTGTCAGCttaattaagtttttgagataagtggtgatttaacatggtatttgAGTAAAAGTCATGAgtttgaattctgacttcataGTTTACCCCccattcaattaaatattctatttaTTGGGTTTTTGAATCCATATGTAAGGAGAGTTACAACAATTATTTTTTGGACCCCACATTAATCTCAATACATAAGAACATTTTGCTTCTTTAACTATAAGCAACCTCCAGGGGATCGAGTTTAAGCAAGGAAAACCACGACAAAACAAAGATTTGGGGAGACTACCAAAAAGACCCACCATTCTTGGAATTGAAATTCATTTGTCAATGAGTCCATTCCTTGATATAATATGTGTTGTTTCAACCTTATGGCAAGAGAGATAAAGAGTTGTAGGATAAGTAATCTTATATACCACACTATTATCTCACATCTTATTTTGCTGACGTGATAGTACCAATTCACCATTGAACCTTTCTTTTGTTTACATTGGCCGATCCAATGGTGGATTGAAATagcaaaaaataagaaagaagcaAATAAAAACAAGCAATAACAAAATACAGAAATTTAAGTTGTTCACTACTAACGGCTACAAATTGAAGGACTTCTCTGATTGCTATATATTGACAAAGGGCCGAAACATGCTTTCATAAAGCATGAAAGTCAATCAACAAAGGGCTTCTCCAAGTCAGTCTCAAACTCCTACACCTAGAGACTTTGAGAAAGAGTCTGTGAAACAATACTCCAATACAAAACCAAATAGGAAAAGCTAGCCACCTCATATCACGGGTCTCACCGTGTAAATGGATGGGTCAAAAGTCACATACTGACATAATAGCCTAACAAAGAGAAATTCAAGGGGGCATATGGTAGGACATGCATTAGGTGTTCATGTGGAGGAGGCCAGGAAGTATGGAGGCTAAATAATAGGACAGAAGTTGAACTAATGCCTTTCGACGTCTTTGAGGTCTAGCTTGAAATTAGGTAGCAATCGGTTGACAGTTTCAATGGGTCTAGCTTCCATGTTGCAGTATAAATAGCTTGCACGACAAAAGGGGATTTCATCACCGATCCTTGCAGACAAGTTTAGACAGaacaaataaggaaaaaagaaaagaaaaagatggctATGAATTTGAACATCGCTTCAATATCCTTGCTGTTGTTGTTGGCATCCACTGCCAAAGTTGCCGAATCTGGTATCTTCGATATACAGAAGTATGGAGCAAAGCCTAACGGGGATATCACTCAGGTATATATTTACACTGCAATTAATTCTTGTTGGTTATACTCGATCtcattgttcttttttgttatgCCTTATAGGCTTTGACAAGAGCTTGGAAAGAAGCATGCGCAGCAGGAGGTACAAGCAAAATTGTGATTCCTAAAACCACATACAACTTAGGCAACCCAGCGAGTTTACAAGGCCCTTGCAAGGGTCCTATTGAGATTCGGCTTGACGGCACCCTAAAGGCCCCAGCAAACCCCAGGCAGCTCAAGGGTGATGGTTGGATCACCATTGGCCGTGTCGACGGCTTCACTCTATCAGGTAGTGGAACACTAGATGGCCAAGGAGCAACTTCTTGGAAACAAAATGATTGTGGCATAAACAGCAAGTGCAAATTACTTGCCACggtaaaatttcttacaaactcaTGTGACAGAATAATTTATAGTTAAAATTGTAGTACCTGGCCCGCACGTAGCAGCTCTCATCTTATCTGCATGGTGCATCTCCACCATTTTATAGATACTATACATATATACTTTCAAgtattaagaaaaatgaaaatcagtCATTGTGGTTTAACTAATTTATAATTAGCTCAATGTGGTATCACCATTAACTTAGAGGTCTCTCAAATATGCCAAAAAGACAATTTACTCCCAACAATCAAATTTTGTTAGCTGAATTAACAGGTTCTGATAGTATGATACTTCAGAGCCAATAAAATTATGATACATGTCCTATTTAAGTCAGTGTCATACTAACAAAATCTGTTAAGTCGGAGGACAGAATATGACTGTACgtagggagtaattttttttttgtttttttgcataCCTCAAGGACCTTGGAATTCATATTATGATACCACGGAAAGCTATTTGTAAATTAGGTAATCCACGTtgactaattttgtatttttttcccaaatattaTCCAAGTGGTGCTTATGTCTTCCAAAATGAACAGAATTTAAGGCTCGACTTCGTCACAAATGGATTAATCCAAGGAATTACATCGAAGGACCCCAAAAGTTTCCACATTAACGTTTTGGGATGCAAAAAGTTGAAGTTCCAACATGTTACCATCACTGCACCCGGAACAAGCATCAACACCGATGGAATCCACATTGGACGTTCATCTGGGATCACCATTTCCGACACAAACATTGGAACCGGTGATGATTGTATCTCCCTTGGTGATGGAAGCCAAGATGTTACTATCGAAAGAGTTAGATGTGGACCTGGCCATGGCATCAGCATCGGAAGTCTTGGGAAGTACTACAATGAACAACCAGTATCTCAAATCAAGGTTCTAGATTGCACCT
Protein-coding regions in this window:
- the LOC133861888 gene encoding exopolygalacturonase-like, with amino-acid sequence MAMNLNIASISLLLLLASTAKVAESGIFDIQKYGAKPNGDITQALTRAWKEACAAGGTSKIVIPKTTYNLGNPASLQGPCKGPIEIRLDGTLKAPANPRQLKGDGWITIGRVDGFTLSGSGTLDGQGATSWKQNDCGINSKCKLLATNLRLDFVTNGLIQGITSKDPKSFHINVLGCKKLKFQHVTITAPGTSINTDGIHIGRSSGITISDTNIGTGDDCISLGDGSQDVTIERVRCGPGHGISIGSLGKYYNEQPVSQIKVLDCTFSNTMNGVRIKTWPANPSPGTANDITFKGITMNNVANPVIIDQGYCPYGQCKSQIPSKIKISNLNIEDIKGTSATPEALKIICSKGVPCQNVKVSNINLSYKGALGKAKTVCENVRPTVTGTQNPPVCPSH